Within Halorubrum lacusprofundi ATCC 49239, the genomic segment GCTCGGTGCTTCCTCGCCGGTTCGACCACCTCGAAGACTGGATCCGCGACCAGTGGCGCCGGGCGCACCGCTTCCGGTTATATACCCACGAGGACGGCTACGTCGTCCTGCAGGCCGCCTCCGAGAGCCTGATGGGCAACGTCGCGGACCAGCACCTCGACGACGATCACCTCCGGGCACCCATCTCCGAGACGGAGGCGTGGGTCAACGAGGACGCCGTCGCCGCGGTGAAACGCGCCCTCTACGACGCCGGCTACCCGGTCGAGGACGACCGCGACCTCGACGTGGGCGACCCGGTCGATATCGACCTGACAACCGATCTCCGGTCGTATCAGGAGACGTGGGTCGAGACCTTCCTCGACGCGCGCTCCGGAGTGTACGTCGGCCCGCCGGGGTCCGGCAAGACCGTCGCCGCCATCGCGACCATCGCGGCGATCGGCGGCGAGACGCTGATTCTCGTCCCCTCCCGCGAACTCGCCGGCCAGTGGCGCGAGGAACTGCTCGAACACTCCACGGTCGACCCGGCCGACATCGGACTGTACCACGGCGGCCAAAAGGAGATCCGACCGGTCACGATCGCGACCTACCAGATCGCCGGGATGGACCGCCACAGGGCCTTGTTCGACTCCCGGAAGTGGGGGTTGATCTGCTTCGACGAGGCTCATCATATCACCGCCCCCATATTTTCACGGTCTGCAGAGCTGCAAGCAAAACACCGCCTTGGCCTCTCGGCCACGCCGGTCCGTGAGACCGGCAGCGAAGAGGAGATATACACCCTGATCGGTCGGCCGATCGGTGCCGACTGGGACGAGCTGTTCGAGGCCGGCTTCGTTCAGGAGCCGGAGGTCGAGATTCGGTACGTCCCGTGGCGCGACGAGATGGCCCGCAACGAGTACGCCAGCGCCGACGGGCGGGAGCGACGACGCCTCGCCGCAGAGAACCCCGCGAAGATCGAGGAGATCCGGTACCTGCTCGCCGCTCACCGCGACAAGAAGGCGCTCGTGTTCATCGAATACCTCGATCAGGGCGAGGCGATCGCCGATGCGCTCGGCGTCCCGTTTATAAGCGGCGAGACGCCCCACCACGAGCGGGCGGAGCTGTTCCGGCGATTCCGCGAGGAGGGCACGGAGGGCGGAGAACGCGAGGGAATCGGTGCAGACGGAGACGACGTCGACACCCTCGTCGTCTCCCGTGTCGGTGACGAGGGAATCGATCTCCCGAACGCCGAACTCGCGATCGTCGCCAGCGGGCTCGGCGGCTCGCGCCGGCAGGGCTCTCAACGGGCGGGCCGCACCATGCGACCGACCGGCTCCGCGCTCGTGTACGTCCTCGCGACCCGCGGATCGAGCGAGGAGGAGTTCGCCCAGCGACAGATGCGCCACCTCGCGCGCAAGGGGATCCGGGTTCGGGAGACGAACGTCGCGGAGTGACATCCTCCCCGGCGTGAACGCCGGAACCGCCGCTCCAAGCGTCGAAGGTTTCAACACCCGGTCCGTCGACCTCGCGGTATGGACACGGACGAGTCCCAGAGCGGTACGGATCCGAGCGCGGTCGACGCTCCGACCGTCGCCGAGGCGGTCGTCGACTGCATGCTCGACCGCGGGATCGACGTCGCCTTCGGGATCCCCGGCAAGCAGACGCTCCCGCTGAATCGGGCGCTCGGCGAGCGCGACGCCCGGTTTGTCGTCGCGCGCCACGAGACGGCCGTGACTCATCAGGCGTGGGGATACGCTGAGACGAGCGATCCCGGAGCGATGGCGGCGTCGATCGTCGTCCCCGGCCCCGGCGATATGAACGCGATGAACGGGCTGAAAAACGCCCTGAACGACTGCGTCCCTCTCCTCCACCTCGCGGTCGAGACCGAACGAGAGGTCCGCGGCGGCGACGGGATCCACGAGACGCCGCCCGAGACGTACGACACGGTCGTCAAGGAGAACGTCCTCGTCGACTCGCCGGCCGGTGCGGTCCCCGCCGTCGCCGAGGCGATCCGGGTCGCCCGCGAGCACCCGCAGGGACCCGTCCGCGTCGGGATCCCAAAAGATGTACTCGCGAGCCGGACGCCCCAGCCGGCGATCGGGGACCGAGAGCCGGCCGCGCCGCCGGACCCGCCCGCGGACGCGGTCGATCGCGCGGCCGACCTCCTCGCTGGAGCCGGTTCGCCGGTGATTCTCGCGGGCGGCGGCGTCCGGCGCGCGGGCGCGAGCGACTCGCTCCGCGCGATCGCCGAGCGCCTCGACGCCCCGGTCGTCACGACTTATAAAGGAAAGGGGACGCTTCCCGAGACGCACCCCCTCTCCGCGGGCGTGCTCTGTGGCGGATCGAGCACGGAGCTCCGCGATCTCCTCGCCGACGCGGACCGCGGGCTCGTCGTCGGCTCCGACCTCGACGCGGTCGCGACCGCCTCCTGGTCGGTGTCGCTGCCTGATTCCCTGATTCACGTCACGCTCGACGGCGACGATATCGGCTTCGGCTACGAGGCAGATCTCGGGATCGTCGCGGACGCTGACCGATTCCTGCAGGCGCTCGGGGACCGGCTGGGAGACGAGGAGGAGGAGATGTTGGCCAGTGAGCCGGCGGGCTCGGCTTCGCATCCTGAGTCGCCCGGCGCCGCCCGTGCCGACGCGGTCCGGTCCGCAGACCGAGAGCGATTCGCCGCGCTCGCTGACGAGCGCAGCGCCAACGATCCCCTCCGTTCCGTCGAGGTCCTCCGCGAGGTCCGCGAAGCGCTCCCAGCAGAGGCGGTCGTCACCGCGGACGCCGGCGGGTTCCGGCTGTGGACGCTCGTCTCGTTCCCCGCGGCTGGCCCCTCGCGGTACGTGAATCCGGGATCGTGGGCGACGATGGGGACCGGGCTCCCGTCGGCGATCGGCGCCAAACTCGCGAACCCCGACCGCGACGTGGTCGCCCTCACCGGTGACGGCGGCCTCATGATGTGCGTTCACGAGTTGCACACGCTGGCCGCGGAGGGGATCGACGTGACCGTCGTCGCGTTCACCAACGACGACTACGCGATTATCAGCGAGGAGGCGTCGCGGTCGTACGACCTCCCGGCGGGCGCGTACGGCTGGGCGGAGACCGCGATCGACCTCGTCGCCGTCGCATCCGGGATGGGCGTCCGCGCCGAGCGGGTGACCGATCGAGACGCGGTCGGCGAGGCCCTCACATCGGCGCTGGCCCACGACGGACCGGCTCTGATCGAGGTCGCCACCGATCCGGACGAGCCACAGGCGAGCGAGTGGATGACGCGGGAACGCTGAGTCCGATCTCGCCTCTGTTCACCGACTCGGTTCCTCGCTGCCGATCGGAGCGTGAACCTTAACAACATTCGTTGTGAATTCGGCCCATGACTCACGCGAACGACGTGGCCGTCGGTATCGTCGGTCTCGGCGGGATCGGTCACCACCACGCCGCGAAGCTTGTCGACCGCGGCGCGACCCTCGTCGGCGGGATGGACATCGACGCCGACGCGCGCCGACGGTTCCACGAGGAGTTCGACGTTCACGCCTACGAGGACGAGTCGGACCTCTACGAGGACTGCGACGCCGTCCTGATCACGACGCCGAACCGATTCCACGAGCAGTAC encodes:
- a CDS encoding DEAD/DEAH box helicase, whose amino-acid sequence is MTDDSGDPAAGDASDSDTGDAPDSAAGNDSRADPDSQDNDAAEELSLDRFHEALEAEERPVATASEVARRLGTTQAAARDALAALVDRGDVDRLDVESDPIVFYPTDWGRLATRERVVAFPSRREIVVDRPTQFTRARLSQFAHLVDTTGTEPGTRGYLYRIRQEDVWAAPFEDADGLIASLRSVLPRRFDHLEDWIRDQWRRAHRFRLYTHEDGYVVLQAASESLMGNVADQHLDDDHLRAPISETEAWVNEDAVAAVKRALYDAGYPVEDDRDLDVGDPVDIDLTTDLRSYQETWVETFLDARSGVYVGPPGSGKTVAAIATIAAIGGETLILVPSRELAGQWREELLEHSTVDPADIGLYHGGQKEIRPVTIATYQIAGMDRHRALFDSRKWGLICFDEAHHITAPIFSRSAELQAKHRLGLSATPVRETGSEEEIYTLIGRPIGADWDELFEAGFVQEPEVEIRYVPWRDEMARNEYASADGRERRRLAAENPAKIEEIRYLLAAHRDKKALVFIEYLDQGEAIADALGVPFISGETPHHERAELFRRFREEGTEGGEREGIGADGDDVDTLVVSRVGDEGIDLPNAELAIVASGLGGSRRQGSQRAGRTMRPTGSALVYVLATRGSSEEEFAQRQMRHLARKGIRVRETNVAE
- a CDS encoding thiamine pyrophosphate-binding protein, which translates into the protein MDTDESQSGTDPSAVDAPTVAEAVVDCMLDRGIDVAFGIPGKQTLPLNRALGERDARFVVARHETAVTHQAWGYAETSDPGAMAASIVVPGPGDMNAMNGLKNALNDCVPLLHLAVETEREVRGGDGIHETPPETYDTVVKENVLVDSPAGAVPAVAEAIRVAREHPQGPVRVGIPKDVLASRTPQPAIGDREPAAPPDPPADAVDRAADLLAGAGSPVILAGGGVRRAGASDSLRAIAERLDAPVVTTYKGKGTLPETHPLSAGVLCGGSSTELRDLLADADRGLVVGSDLDAVATASWSVSLPDSLIHVTLDGDDIGFGYEADLGIVADADRFLQALGDRLGDEEEEMLASEPAGSASHPESPGAARADAVRSADRERFAALADERSANDPLRSVEVLREVREALPAEAVVTADAGGFRLWTLVSFPAAGPSRYVNPGSWATMGTGLPSAIGAKLANPDRDVVALTGDGGLMMCVHELHTLAAEGIDVTVVAFTNDDYAIISEEASRSYDLPAGAYGWAETAIDLVAVASGMGVRAERVTDRDAVGEALTSALAHDGPALIEVATDPDEPQASEWMTRER